From the Streptomyces pluripotens genome, one window contains:
- the cydD gene encoding thiol reductant ABC exporter subunit CydD, whose translation MKPIDPRLLRYAQATRLFLVAVVALGAVGAGLVIAQAMLVADVVVGAFQRGRTVSELATPLLLLAGIAGGRALVSWLTELAAHRASAAVKSELRGRLLDQATLLGPGWLGGQRTGSLVTLATRGVDALDDYFSRYLPQLGLAVVVPVAVLARIVTEDWVSAAIIIGTLPLIPLFMMLIGWATQSRMDRQWRLLSRLSGHFLDVVAGLPTLKVFGRAKAQAESIRRITGEYRQATMRTLRIAFLSSFALELLATLSVALVAVAIGMRLVHGDMDLYTGLVILVLAPEAYLPLRQVGAQYHAAAEGLAAAEEIFTVLETPVPAAGTREAPTGEVAFEGVTVRYPGRSADAVTDVSFTVEPGETVALVGPSGVGKSTLLNVLLGFVQPTEGRVRVAGTDLAGLDLEEWRLRIAWVPQRPHLYAGTIAENVRLARPDADDSAVRRALRDAGALEFVDTLPAGVDAVLGEDGVGLSAGQRQRLALARAFLADRPVLLLDEPTAALDGATEAEVVAAVRRLAAGRTVLLVVHRPALLEVADRVVRLDAVELPRTLAGVRPAQLAARETGGSESADARGREGAEGQTGTEGRVEPALGPRGILARVRAMAGPRRGRLVLALLLGSLAFGSAVGLMATSGWLISRASQQPPVLYLMVAVTATRAFGIGRAVFRYAERLVSHDAVLRMLADVRGAVYQRLERLSPVGLRTARRGDLLTRLVADVDAFQDYWLRWLLPAGVAAAVSAASVGFAAWLLPEAGAALAVGLLAAGVGVPVVTATAARRTERRLAPARGVLATRVTDLLTGTSELAVAGALPARRNAARQADGTLTRIASRAAAITALGDGLTALISGLTVTTAALLGTQAVAAGRLSGVAMAVVVLTPLAAFEAVLGLPLAVRYRQRVRRSAERVYEVLDAPEPVREPEQPRQAPTSPFPVVVAGVAARYEGQRRNALAGCDLTLEEGRRIAVVGASGSGKTTLAQVLLRFLDPLAGSYTLAGVDAYALAGDDVRRLVGLCAQDAHLFDSSVRENLLLARKDATESDLRRVLARTRLLDWADGLPDGLDTLIGEHGARLSGGQRQRLVLARALLADFPVLVLDEPAEHLDLATADALTADLLAATEGRTTLLITHRLAGLDMVDEVIVLDAGQVVQRGSYTELVAVDGPLREMARREAEAEMLVGAE comes from the coding sequence GTGAAACCAATTGATCCGCGTCTCCTCCGCTACGCCCAGGCCACGCGTCTCTTCCTCGTGGCGGTCGTCGCCCTGGGAGCGGTTGGCGCCGGTCTGGTCATCGCCCAGGCCATGCTTGTCGCCGATGTCGTAGTCGGCGCCTTCCAGCGGGGCAGGACCGTCAGTGAACTGGCCACTCCCCTACTGCTCCTGGCGGGGATCGCCGGTGGCCGGGCACTAGTGTCCTGGCTTACCGAACTCGCCGCCCACCGGGCGAGCGCGGCGGTGAAGTCCGAACTGCGGGGACGGCTTCTCGACCAGGCGACTCTCCTCGGCCCCGGTTGGCTGGGCGGGCAGCGGACCGGCTCCCTGGTCACCCTGGCTACGCGCGGGGTTGACGCCCTGGACGACTATTTCTCCCGCTATCTCCCGCAACTGGGACTCGCGGTGGTCGTGCCAGTGGCGGTGCTGGCACGGATCGTGACCGAAGACTGGGTGTCAGCGGCGATCATCATCGGCACCCTGCCGCTCATCCCGCTCTTCATGATGCTGATCGGATGGGCCACCCAGTCCCGGATGGACCGGCAGTGGCGTCTGCTGTCCCGGCTGTCCGGACACTTCCTGGACGTGGTCGCGGGCCTGCCCACACTGAAGGTGTTCGGCCGGGCCAAGGCGCAGGCCGAGTCCATCCGCAGAATCACCGGTGAGTACCGCCAGGCCACGATGCGGACCCTGCGGATCGCCTTCCTCTCCTCTTTCGCGCTGGAGCTGCTCGCCACCTTGTCGGTCGCGCTGGTCGCCGTGGCGATCGGCATGCGGCTGGTGCACGGAGACATGGACCTGTACACCGGCCTGGTGATTCTCGTGCTCGCGCCCGAGGCCTATCTGCCGTTGCGTCAGGTGGGTGCGCAGTACCACGCGGCGGCTGAAGGGCTTGCCGCCGCGGAGGAGATCTTCACCGTGCTGGAGACGCCGGTCCCAGCGGCCGGCACCCGTGAGGCGCCGACGGGAGAGGTGGCCTTTGAAGGGGTCACCGTCCGCTATCCCGGCCGTTCCGCCGATGCCGTGACCGATGTGTCCTTCACCGTCGAGCCCGGCGAGACCGTCGCACTGGTCGGACCGAGCGGTGTGGGTAAGTCGACGCTGCTGAACGTGCTGTTGGGGTTCGTGCAGCCGACCGAGGGGCGCGTCCGAGTCGCTGGCACCGATCTCGCCGGCCTTGATCTGGAGGAATGGAGGTTGCGGATCGCCTGGGTGCCGCAACGGCCGCACCTGTACGCCGGGACCATTGCGGAGAACGTGCGGCTGGCTCGGCCCGATGCGGACGACAGCGCCGTACGCCGGGCACTGCGGGACGCCGGCGCACTGGAGTTCGTGGACACGCTGCCCGCCGGTGTCGACGCGGTGCTCGGGGAGGACGGGGTAGGCCTGTCGGCCGGGCAGCGGCAGCGGCTGGCCCTGGCTCGGGCATTTCTCGCGGATCGTCCCGTGCTCCTGTTGGACGAGCCGACGGCCGCACTGGACGGGGCGACGGAGGCCGAGGTCGTGGCCGCGGTACGGCGGCTCGCGGCCGGCCGCACGGTACTGCTGGTGGTGCACCGGCCGGCGCTGCTGGAAGTGGCGGACCGGGTGGTGCGCCTGGACGCGGTTGAGTTGCCGAGGACACTGGCCGGCGTGCGGCCGGCGCAGTTGGCCGCGCGGGAGACAGGGGGCAGTGAGAGCGCCGATGCCCGGGGGCGTGAGGGCGCCGAGGGGCAGACCGGTACCGAAGGCCGTGTCGAACCGGCGCTCGGGCCGCGTGGCATCCTCGCCCGGGTCCGGGCGATGGCCGGGCCCCGGCGCGGGCGGCTCGTCCTTGCCCTGCTGCTCGGTAGCCTGGCGTTCGGCAGCGCCGTCGGGCTGATGGCCACCTCCGGTTGGCTCATCTCGCGAGCCTCGCAGCAGCCTCCCGTGCTGTACCTGATGGTGGCTGTGACGGCGACGCGAGCCTTCGGCATCGGACGAGCCGTGTTCCGGTACGCCGAGCGGCTGGTGTCACACGACGCCGTGCTCCGGATGCTGGCCGATGTCCGGGGCGCGGTCTACCAGCGCCTGGAACGTCTCTCCCCAGTGGGGCTGCGCACTGCTCGCCGCGGCGATCTACTCACCCGGCTGGTCGCGGATGTGGACGCGTTTCAGGACTACTGGCTGCGCTGGCTGCTGCCTGCCGGCGTCGCCGCGGCCGTTTCTGCCGCCTCGGTCGGCTTTGCGGCATGGCTGCTGCCCGAGGCGGGGGCCGCCCTCGCGGTGGGCCTGCTAGCAGCCGGTGTCGGCGTACCCGTGGTGACCGCAACTGCGGCCCGGCGGACGGAGCGTCGACTGGCACCCGCCAGGGGGGTGCTGGCCACCCGGGTGACCGATCTGCTCACCGGCACCTCCGAGTTGGCCGTTGCCGGTGCGCTGCCTGCCCGGAGGAATGCTGCCCGGCAGGCCGACGGCACCCTCACCCGGATCGCCTCGCGCGCCGCGGCCATCACCGCGTTGGGCGACGGGCTCACCGCCCTGATCTCCGGCCTCACCGTCACGACCGCTGCGCTGCTCGGCACTCAGGCGGTGGCTGCGGGCCGGCTCTCCGGCGTGGCGATGGCCGTGGTTGTCCTTACCCCGTTGGCCGCGTTCGAAGCCGTGCTGGGGCTACCACTCGCAGTGCGCTATCGGCAGCGGGTGCGGCGGAGTGCAGAGCGCGTGTACGAGGTGCTGGACGCCCCGGAGCCCGTGCGGGAGCCCGAGCAGCCCCGGCAGGCACCCACCTCGCCGTTTCCAGTGGTGGTTGCGGGGGTGGCCGCACGGTATGAGGGGCAACGACGCAACGCGTTGGCCGGTTGCGATCTCACGCTGGAGGAGGGGCGGCGGATCGCGGTGGTCGGGGCGTCCGGTTCCGGCAAGACCACCCTCGCCCAAGTGTTGCTGCGCTTCCTCGACCCACTGGCCGGCTCGTACACGCTTGCTGGCGTGGACGCGTACGCGCTGGCCGGTGACGACGTACGGCGGTTGGTCGGGCTGTGTGCGCAGGACGCGCATCTCTTCGATAGTTCGGTGCGCGAGAATCTGCTGTTGGCCAGGAAGGACGCCACCGAGTCCGACCTGCGCCGGGTGCTGGCCCGGACCCGGCTGCTGGACTGGGCGGACGGGCTGCCCGATGGCCTCGACACGCTCATTGGCGAGCATGGTGCACGGCTGTCCGGCGGTCAGCGGCAGCGATTGGTGCTTGCTCGCGCGCTGCTCGCCGACTTCCCCGTGTTGGTCCTCGACGAACCCGCTGAACACCTGGACCTGGCGACGGCCGATGCGCTCACGGCCGATCTGCTGGCTGCCACGGAGGGCCGTACAACGCTGTTGATCACCCATCGGCTGGCGGGGCTGGACATGGTGGACGAGGTGATCGTGCTCGATGCGGGCCAGGTGGTGCAGCGGGGGTCGTACACGGAGCTGGTTGCGGTGGACGGGCCGCTGCGTGAGATGGCACGGCGGGAGGCGGAGGCGGAGATGCTGGTCGGTGCGGAGTGA
- a CDS encoding HAD hydrolase family protein, translated as MRENDRVTSATRQPETPAAAPPPRLIATDLDGTLLRDDKSVSPRTVAALAAAEEAGIEVFFVTGRPARWMDIVSDHVHGHGLAICGNGAAVVDLHGGPGAHRFVKVRELARERALDAVQLLRQAAPGTVFAVEQTYGFHQEPNYPKLHMEIPDHLLPAEELLASGGPDADQPVLKILAYHPALDPDAFLALARLAIGGHANVTRSSPSALLELSGAGVSKASTLALCCAERGISHNEVVAFGDMPNDVEMLTWAGRSYAMGNAHPDVVTAASGRTVANNEDGVALVIEQLLTPHV; from the coding sequence ATGCGCGAGAATGACCGGGTGACCTCAGCGACCAGACAGCCCGAAACCCCTGCCGCCGCACCGCCCCCGCGGCTGATTGCCACCGACCTCGACGGAACGCTGCTGCGCGACGACAAGTCGGTCTCCCCTCGGACTGTCGCCGCGCTGGCTGCCGCCGAGGAGGCGGGCATCGAGGTCTTCTTCGTCACCGGCCGGCCGGCTCGCTGGATGGACATCGTCAGTGACCACGTCCACGGCCACGGCCTGGCAATCTGCGGCAACGGGGCAGCCGTGGTCGACCTGCACGGCGGCCCCGGCGCCCACCGGTTCGTGAAGGTACGCGAGCTGGCCCGGGAGAGGGCCCTGGACGCCGTACAACTGCTGCGCCAGGCGGCACCCGGCACAGTGTTCGCGGTCGAGCAGACGTACGGTTTCCACCAGGAGCCGAACTATCCCAAACTGCACATGGAAATACCGGATCATCTCCTGCCCGCCGAGGAACTGCTCGCCTCCGGCGGGCCGGACGCCGACCAACCCGTGCTGAAGATCCTCGCCTACCACCCCGCCCTCGACCCCGACGCCTTCCTCGCTCTCGCCCGGCTGGCCATCGGCGGTCACGCCAACGTCACCCGCTCCAGCCCGAGCGCCCTGCTGGAACTGAGCGGTGCCGGCGTCTCCAAGGCCAGCACCCTCGCCCTGTGCTGCGCCGAGCGCGGCATCTCCCACAACGAAGTCGTGGCCTTCGGGGACATGCCCAACGACGTCGAGATGCTGACGTGGGCCGGCCGGTCGTATGCGATGGGCAACGCCCATCCGGACGTCGTCACCGCAGCATCGGGCCGTACGGTCGCCAACAACGAGGACGGGGTGGCGCTCGTGATCGAGCAACTGCTCACACCACACGTCTAG
- a CDS encoding DEAD/DEAH box helicase: MEDDGAKSVARVVVREPRTNTRVTPPLADPEATAFAVTLLDGGWAAVFLPGEPARLGRLLLWKPTGAAAADGTVPASVQPESVELVLPHGRSVRRRRVEGYALPVALAVSALAGAQPPHPSAAAWQAAARFALRLLADGRLHPALTPAGYDTWQAGPFTVAQRQSLDTLVSALPPHAHCLPEPGPGPLRIAEPGTLLRQFCDAVADDLVRTPASPLGMGALPYAWREARAVPALREWAEETVAAFTADVGVSLRVDVPEGRRRQFRAVLQLHTAADPALVVEAARLWNEPSETERLLGPRAETEALLALRRGARVWSPLGRLLKDAAPDQLRLTDDEAFDLLGDATDTLRAAGIDVHWPRELVKTLTATAEIGQRTAPGSSAGGMLAADALLDFRWQLSLGGEPLTEAEMDALAEARRPLVRLRDQWVVADPKLVARARRRRMGPLTPMEALGAALTGEIERDGETITCAAVGALGDLVARIRAPESRAPAAQPAALKATLRDYQKRGLAWLAEMCGLGLGGCLADDMGLGKTITLLALHLHRQTAPATAGPTLVVCPTSLLGNWQREAARFAPTVPVRRYHGGDRHLKDLANDEIVLATYGVLRRDREALAENAWSLIAADEAQHVKNPYAVTARELRALPARARVALTGTPVENNLSELWALLDWTTPGLLGPLTAFRDRHARAIESGEDPHAAERLSRLVRPFLLRRRKSDPGIAPELPAKTETDRVVPLTAEQASLYEAVVRETMAKIAEADGISRRGLILKLLTALKQICNHPAQYLRQSTPLHGRSGKLDLLDELVDTITAEGESALVFTQYKQMATLLEKHLAERGIPTLVLHGGTSVARREEMVERFQRGEVPVFLLSLKAAGTGLNLTRATHVVHYDRWWNPAVEDQATDRAYRIGQDKPVQVHKLIAEGTVEDRVAKLLESKRALADAVVGSGEVALTELSDADLAELVALGRPA; this comes from the coding sequence ATGGAAGACGATGGGGCAAAGAGCGTGGCACGGGTCGTCGTACGAGAACCACGTACCAACACGAGGGTCACACCACCACTCGCCGACCCGGAGGCAACCGCCTTCGCAGTTACCCTCCTGGACGGCGGCTGGGCGGCGGTGTTCCTGCCCGGCGAGCCTGCCCGCCTCGGACGGCTGCTGCTCTGGAAGCCCACCGGGGCAGCGGCGGCAGACGGCACAGTGCCCGCGAGCGTCCAACCCGAGTCGGTGGAACTGGTGCTGCCGCACGGCCGGTCGGTCCGGCGGCGCAGGGTGGAGGGCTACGCGCTCCCCGTCGCCCTCGCCGTGTCCGCCCTGGCCGGGGCGCAGCCACCGCACCCGTCCGCCGCCGCCTGGCAGGCCGCCGCCCGCTTCGCGCTAAGGCTGCTCGCCGACGGTCGTCTCCACCCGGCCCTCACCCCCGCTGGCTACGACACCTGGCAGGCAGGCCCTTTCACCGTCGCCCAGCGTCAGTCACTGGACACCCTTGTCTCCGCCCTCCCACCTCACGCTCACTGTCTGCCCGAGCCCGGCCCCGGCCCGCTACGGATCGCCGAACCAGGCACGCTGCTAAGGCAGTTCTGCGATGCGGTCGCGGACGACCTGGTCCGTACTCCGGCTTCGCCGCTCGGGATGGGAGCGCTGCCGTACGCCTGGCGCGAGGCGCGTGCCGTGCCCGCCCTGCGGGAGTGGGCTGAGGAGACCGTCGCCGCGTTCACCGCCGACGTCGGCGTCTCACTTCGGGTCGACGTACCCGAGGGGCGGCGTCGGCAGTTCCGGGCCGTGCTGCAGTTGCACACCGCGGCGGATCCGGCGCTCGTCGTAGAGGCCGCACGGCTGTGGAACGAGCCGTCCGAGACCGAGCGCCTCCTCGGGCCTCGCGCCGAGACCGAGGCGCTGCTCGCACTGCGCCGCGGCGCCCGCGTGTGGTCTCCACTCGGCCGGCTGCTGAAGGACGCCGCTCCGGACCAGCTGCGGCTGACCGACGACGAAGCCTTCGACCTGCTGGGCGACGCCACCGACACGCTGCGGGCCGCCGGCATCGACGTGCACTGGCCGCGTGAACTGGTCAAGACTCTCACCGCGACCGCGGAGATCGGACAGCGCACGGCACCCGGCTCCAGCGCCGGTGGCATGCTCGCCGCCGACGCCCTCCTCGACTTCCGCTGGCAGCTCTCGCTCGGCGGCGAGCCGCTCACCGAGGCCGAGATGGACGCCCTCGCCGAGGCGCGCCGCCCCCTTGTCCGGCTGCGCGACCAGTGGGTGGTCGCCGACCCGAAGCTGGTGGCCCGCGCCCGGCGCCGCCGGATGGGACCACTCACCCCCATGGAGGCACTGGGCGCCGCGCTGACCGGCGAGATCGAGCGGGACGGGGAGACGATCACCTGCGCGGCGGTCGGGGCACTCGGCGATCTCGTGGCTCGTATCCGCGCCCCCGAATCCCGTGCCCCCGCCGCCCAGCCCGCCGCTCTGAAGGCCACGCTGCGCGACTACCAGAAGCGCGGCCTGGCCTGGCTGGCCGAGATGTGCGGACTCGGCCTCGGCGGCTGCCTCGCCGATGACATGGGTTTGGGCAAGACCATCACCCTGCTCGCCCTGCACCTGCACCGCCAGACCGCCCCCGCCACCGCGGGTCCCACGCTCGTCGTCTGCCCCACCTCCTTGCTCGGCAACTGGCAGCGCGAGGCGGCCAGGTTCGCGCCGACCGTGCCAGTGCGCCGCTACCACGGCGGCGACCGCCACTTGAAGGACCTGGCCAACGACGAGATCGTCCTGGCCACATACGGGGTGCTGCGCCGCGACCGGGAGGCTCTCGCCGAGAACGCCTGGTCGCTGATCGCCGCCGACGAGGCCCAGCACGTCAAGAACCCCTACGCCGTCACCGCCCGCGAACTGCGCGCCCTGCCCGCCCGCGCCCGCGTCGCCCTCACCGGCACCCCCGTGGAGAACAACCTCTCCGAGTTGTGGGCGCTCCTCGACTGGACCACCCCTGGACTCCTCGGCCCGCTCACCGCCTTCCGCGACCGCCACGCCCGCGCGATCGAGTCGGGCGAAGACCCGCATGCCGCCGAACGGCTGTCCCGCCTCGTCCGTCCGTTCCTGCTGCGCCGCAGGAAGTCAGACCCGGGCATCGCGCCAGAACTGCCCGCCAAGACCGAGACCGATCGCGTCGTGCCGCTGACCGCCGAGCAGGCGAGCCTGTACGAAGCGGTGGTCCGCGAAACCATGGCGAAGATCGCCGAAGCCGACGGTATCTCCCGCCGCGGCCTGATCCTCAAGCTCCTCACCGCGCTGAAGCAGATCTGCAACCACCCCGCCCAGTACCTGCGTCAGTCCACACCGCTGCACGGCCGCTCGGGCAAACTCGACCTCCTCGACGAACTTGTCGACACCATCACCGCCGAGGGCGAGTCGGCGCTGGTCTTCACCCAGTACAAGCAGATGGCGACCCTCCTGGAGAAGCACCTCGCCGAGCGAGGCATCCCCACCCTCGTCCTGCACGGCGGCACGTCCGTCGCGCGGCGCGAGGAGATGGTGGAACGCTTCCAACGCGGTGAAGTGCCGGTTTTCCTGCTGTCGTTGAAGGCCGCGGGCACCGGACTCAACCTCACCCGCGCCACCCATGTCGTGCACTACGATCGCTGGTGGAACCCGGCCGTCGAGGACCAGGCCACCGACCGCGCCTACCGCATCGGCCAGGACAAGCCCGTACAGGTCCACAAGCTCATCGCCGAGGGCACCGTGGAGGACAGGGTGGCGAAGCTGCTGGAATCCAAGCGGGCGCTCGCCGACGCCGTCGTCGGTTCCGGCGAGGTCGCGCTGACCGAATTGTCCGACGCCGACCTCGCCGAACTCGTAGCCCTGGGGAGGCCCGCATGA
- a CDS encoding SWIM zinc finger family protein, with amino-acid sequence MSPSLPGPRRAPARGRRAFAATWWGQAWVTALEDSTLDSGRLSRGRTYARQGMVGPVTVAPGQVRADVQGSRPRPYRSAVHLPVLADAQWDTLLDTVAARAGHLAALLDGEMPAELVDDARHAGVPLLPQPTELDPECSCPDWGHPCKHAAALCYAIAATIDADPFLLFALRGRGRDEVLAELRARRTAGRTVDTPPTPAGIHAAGAYAAWAALAEHAPRLPKLPEPSALAAALPIPAPTGSGLTSTDLERLMADASARATRLLSGDTSTLRLTQHQDAVRIAASDPGPEWFHHLIQNTGANPIAFARLTRAWRHGGPTGVAVAEQPHSPDPSAMAVARTSLTAALAEMTDAPVRIRAWRNRLTLTNRGIQLRLGPDARWYPYLQENDGEWWPAAPAATDPVAALTAVWQRTGT; translated from the coding sequence ATGAGCCCCTCGCTCCCCGGCCCACGCCGCGCACCGGCCCGCGGCAGGCGCGCCTTCGCCGCCACCTGGTGGGGCCAGGCGTGGGTCACGGCCCTGGAGGACTCCACCCTGGACTCGGGACGCCTGTCCCGTGGGCGCACCTACGCCCGCCAGGGCATGGTCGGCCCCGTCACCGTCGCCCCCGGCCAGGTCAGAGCAGACGTTCAGGGCAGCCGTCCCCGCCCGTACCGCTCCGCCGTCCACCTGCCCGTCCTTGCCGACGCCCAGTGGGACACCCTCCTCGACACCGTCGCGGCTCGAGCCGGGCACCTCGCCGCACTCCTCGACGGCGAGATGCCCGCCGAACTCGTCGACGACGCCCGCCACGCCGGCGTCCCCCTGCTCCCGCAGCCCACCGAACTCGACCCCGAATGCTCATGCCCCGACTGGGGCCACCCCTGCAAACACGCCGCCGCGCTCTGCTACGCCATCGCCGCCACCATCGACGCCGACCCGTTCCTGCTGTTCGCGCTGCGGGGCCGCGGCCGGGACGAGGTTCTCGCGGAGTTGCGCGCACGCCGCACCGCGGGCCGGACCGTGGACACCCCGCCCACTCCGGCAGGTATCCACGCGGCCGGCGCCTACGCCGCGTGGGCCGCCCTGGCCGAGCACGCCCCGAGGCTGCCCAAGCTGCCCGAACCATCCGCCCTCGCCGCTGCGCTGCCGATTCCCGCGCCGACCGGCAGCGGTCTCACCAGCACGGACCTGGAGCGCCTGATGGCCGACGCCTCCGCGCGGGCGACGCGACTGCTGTCCGGCGACACCTCCACCCTGCGCCTGACCCAGCACCAGGACGCCGTACGCATCGCAGCGAGCGACCCTGGCCCCGAGTGGTTCCACCACCTGATCCAGAACACCGGCGCCAACCCGATCGCCTTCGCCCGCCTCACCCGCGCCTGGCGCCACGGCGGTCCGACCGGCGTCGCTGTTGCCGAACAGCCCCACAGCCCGGACCCGTCGGCGATGGCAGTGGCCCGTACCTCGCTGACCGCGGCCCTCGCCGAGATGACCGACGCCCCTGTGCGCATCAGGGCCTGGCGCAACCGTCTCACCCTCACCAACCGCGGCATCCAGTTGCGCCTCGGCCCAGACGCCCGCTGGTACCCCTACCTCCAGGAGAACGACGGCGAATGGTGGCCGGCGGCACCGGCCGCCACCGACCCCGTTGCCGCGCTCACCGCGGTCTGGCAGCGTACTGGGACGTGA
- a CDS encoding LLM class flavin-dependent oxidoreductase, with product MGMRLSTVILPIYRWGEGQKVWQRAEDLGFHASYTYDHLSWRSFRDGPWFGAVPTLTAAATATQSMRLGTLVTSPNFRHPVTLAKELISLDDISGGRITLGIGAGGTGFDATALGQEPWTPRERADRLAEFVPLLDRLLTEGAVSYKGDHYSAHEARNVPGCVQRPRLPFAVAATGPRGLRLAARHGQAWVTTGDPKLYETGTPEQSVQAIRGQIEKLGKACVDAGRDVTTLDKILLTGFTPDRGRPLESLDAFVDFAGQHRELGFTEIVVHWPVPDSDFAADEAVFERIAREAVAQLG from the coding sequence GTGGGCATGCGACTGAGCACCGTAATCCTTCCCATCTACAGGTGGGGCGAAGGACAGAAGGTCTGGCAGCGTGCCGAAGACCTCGGCTTTCACGCCTCCTACACCTACGACCACCTCTCCTGGCGCAGCTTCCGGGACGGGCCGTGGTTCGGGGCGGTACCCACGCTGACCGCTGCGGCGACGGCTACGCAGAGTATGCGTTTGGGAACCCTCGTCACATCGCCCAACTTCCGCCACCCGGTGACCCTCGCCAAGGAACTGATCTCCCTGGACGACATCTCCGGCGGCCGGATCACCCTCGGTATCGGTGCGGGCGGCACCGGATTCGACGCCACGGCCCTCGGCCAGGAGCCGTGGACCCCGCGCGAGCGCGCCGACCGGCTCGCGGAGTTCGTGCCCCTACTCGACCGGCTGCTGACCGAGGGTGCGGTGTCGTACAAGGGCGACCACTACTCGGCGCACGAGGCGCGTAACGTCCCCGGCTGCGTCCAACGTCCCCGGCTGCCCTTCGCCGTGGCCGCGACGGGCCCGCGCGGGCTGAGGCTGGCCGCGCGGCACGGGCAGGCATGGGTCACCACAGGTGACCCGAAGCTGTATGAGACCGGCACTCCGGAACAGTCGGTTCAGGCCATCCGCGGGCAGATCGAGAAGCTCGGCAAGGCGTGTGTGGACGCCGGCCGGGACGTCACGACCCTGGACAAGATTCTGCTCACCGGTTTCACACCGGACCGTGGCCGTCCACTGGAGTCCCTGGACGCCTTCGTCGACTTCGCCGGACAGCACAGGGAGCTCGGGTTCACCGAGATCGTTGTCCACTGGCCGGTCCCGGACTCGGATTTCGCCGCGGACGAGGCCGTCTTCGAGCGCATCGCCAGGGAGGCGGTCGCACAGCTGGGCTGA
- a CDS encoding RNA 2'-phosphotransferase, which translates to MDETRAVKMSKYLSKHLRHQPRLIGIAPDPGGWVEIEALINAATANGFGFTREELDHVVAVNDKRRFEIEGTRIRASQGHSIEVDLGLPQAVPPPYLYHGTVARNLNAIRAEGIRPMDRNDVHLSADRQTATRVGARRGRPVVLAVEAGAMHHDGYVFRVSSNGVWLTGAVPPGYLRLPGPR; encoded by the coding sequence ATGGACGAAACACGCGCCGTCAAGATGTCGAAGTACCTCTCCAAACACCTGCGCCACCAGCCGCGGCTCATCGGAATCGCACCGGACCCGGGCGGCTGGGTGGAAATCGAGGCACTGATCAACGCGGCCACCGCCAACGGATTCGGTTTCACCCGTGAGGAGCTGGACCACGTAGTGGCTGTCAACGACAAACGGCGCTTCGAGATCGAGGGAACAAGAATCCGCGCCAGCCAGGGCCACAGCATCGAGGTCGACCTCGGCCTGCCCCAGGCGGTCCCGCCGCCGTATCTCTACCACGGGACCGTCGCCCGCAATCTGAATGCGATCCGGGCCGAGGGAATCCGCCCGATGGACCGGAACGATGTACACCTGTCCGCGGACCGGCAAACCGCCACCCGCGTGGGCGCCCGCCGCGGCCGACCCGTAGTGCTCGCCGTCGAGGCCGGCGCCATGCACCACGACGGCTACGTGTTCCGCGTCAGCTCCAACGGCGTCTGGCTGACCGGGGCCGTGCCCCCGGGCTACCTGCGCCTGCCCGGCCCACGCTGA